Genomic segment of Cucurbita pepo subsp. pepo cultivar mu-cu-16 unplaced genomic scaffold, ASM280686v2 Cp4.1_scaffold002164, whole genome shotgun sequence:
TCGTATCCCTGCTTTCCAATAACCTCCGGCGCAACGTACGCCGGAGTTCCGCATGTCGTGTGCAACAGTCCGTCTTGCTTCAAATGCTCCGAGAAGGCGGTGAGGCCAAAATCGGTGACCTTAAGGTTTCCGTCCTGATCGAGTAGCAGATTTTCCGGTTTCAGATCGCGGTGGTAAACACCACGGCTATGGCAGAAATCGATTGCAGAGATCAATTGCTGAAAGTAAACCCTAGCCACATCCTCTCGCAACCGACCTTTCACGATTTTGGAGAACAGTTCACCGCCTCTAACAAGCTCCATCGCAAAATAGATCTTCGATTTACTCGCCATCACCTCATGAAGCTCCACAATATTCGGATGCTTCACCATTTTCATCACAGAGATTTCTCTCTTGATCTGCTCCATCATGCCGATTTTGATGAtcttctccttcccaacaaCTTTCATCGCAACGTTCTTCCCCGTCTGCAGATTCCGGGCATGGTAAACCTTAGCGAAGGTCCCGTGCCCTAAAAGACGGCCGAATTCGTACTTCCCGTCGAGTAAACTCGAGTGCTCACCATCTCTGCCTTTATTCGCCATATGCACCGCCAGATTCCAACTCGATCGAATCGAGATCAGTAGAATATTGTGTTTATTTATTCGTACAGAGTGAATCTAAATGAAGTTAATAAAGAGAAATGGGGAGGAGATAAGAGAAAGGAGTTAGATCACCCGTCTTCGACGTGTTTCCGGTGACAATTTCTGCCGCCAATGATAAAGATTCTGGATATTCCGATCAACTCAAACAGA
This window contains:
- the LOC111786623 gene encoding CBL-interacting serine/threonine-protein kinase 6-like; translated protein: MANKGRDGEHSSLLDGKYEFGRLLGHGTFAKVYHARNLQTGKNVAMKVVGKEKIIKIGMMEQIKREISVMKMVKHPNIVELHEVMASKSKIYFAMELVRGGELFSKIVKGRLREDVARVYFQQLISAIDFCHSRGVYHRDLKPENLLLDQDGNLKVTDFGLTAFSEHLKQDGLLHTTCGTPAYVAPEVIGKQGYDGAKADLWSCGVILYVLLAGYLPFQDDNMVAMYRKIYRGDFR